Proteins encoded in a region of the Flavobacteriaceae bacterium HL-DH10 genome:
- a CDS encoding DUF4369 domain-containing protein, translated as MKNALLLFIAFMIIACGEKQHDLTVKGQIKGLKKGTIYLKKANDSALISVDSLTINGDSEFELHSNLESPEVLFLYLDKNSSEKDRIRFFADKGITEINTSLKNFAFDAEINGSTQQKTLEEYEKMMSRFKDQNLNLIKEKFEALKANNKSKLDSLENIQNSMQKRQYLFTVNFALNHKDSEVAPYLALTEIYNAKINLLDTINKSLSVKVKNSKYGKELQEFIDKINESEK; from the coding sequence ATGAAAAACGCACTATTATTATTTATCGCTTTTATGATTATTGCTTGTGGTGAAAAACAGCATGACCTAACTGTAAAAGGGCAAATAAAAGGATTAAAAAAGGGAACTATATATCTTAAAAAAGCAAATGATTCGGCATTAATAAGTGTTGACTCATTAACCATTAATGGTGATTCTGAATTTGAATTACATAGTAACTTAGAATCTCCAGAAGTATTATTTCTATACCTTGATAAAAATAGCTCAGAAAAAGATAGAATAAGATTTTTTGCAGATAAAGGCATTACTGAAATAAATACCTCATTAAAAAACTTTGCGTTTGATGCAGAAATTAATGGATCTACTCAACAAAAAACACTTGAAGAATACGAAAAAATGATGTCTAGGTTTAAAGATCAAAATCTAAATTTAATTAAAGAAAAGTTTGAAGCCCTTAAAGCCAATAATAAATCAAAACTTGATAGCTTAGAAAACATTCAAAATAGTATGCAAAAAAGACAGTATTTATTTACTGTAAACTTTGCTTTAAACCATAAAGATAGCGAGGTAGCTCCTTATTTAGCTTTAACAGAAATATATAATGCTAAGATTAATTTATTAGATACAATTAACAAGTCTTTATCAGTAAAAGTAAAAAATTCTAAATACGGAAAAGAATTACAGGAGTTTATTGACAAGATAAATGAATCAGAAAAATAA